The genomic DNA TGGGCCAACCTGTAGGGAGAGGGCAGCTTGTCACCAGAGTCTCTTCAGTTCACACCTGCTTCAACACCTTAACAGTAATGTTTACATTACGATGCTTTTCTGTAGAGTGATTCACACATGAAGGTTCTCTCATCTGGTGCAATATCTGTATTTGCTGCTTCACTCGAGGTCATGAAGGCTGCAagatgtgtgtgaaatgctATCAGTCTTGAGAATGAAAACCTGGCTCtgtcactgcctcacactgcaGCAATGAAGCCAATGTCCGAGATTCGTGGCTGGGGTCCCAGCTGGTCAACATTTGCCTACTGTAACAGAGGAGCCTGGGAACTACAGTGGTCATGAATGAGTTGCCTGGGCCCCCTTTGTCTGACAGCCATCACTTAGGGCCTGACTTCCATGGGAACTGCCCAGCAGCCGAGAGCTCAGGGGAAGACAGTTAGTGTGACACTGAAAAAGGGTCTGATTCCCTCTATGCTGATGCTCCATGAGATGCTGAGACAAAGGCAGAGTGCTCTCCTTTAAGTGTTTTACATCATCTGACAACTGCATCTAAATATCAGTGCAAAAAAGATGTCGTGCATGGGTTTACATGAATGTGcctgagcgtgtgtgagcgtgtgtgtgtgtgtgtgcgcaagctAGCCTTCACCATCTCAAGCAGTCGTGTTTGTCATGTGAAAACCTAGCATGGATATTGTGGAGtgggagaaaacagaaaaaatacatcATTAGTTACCAGTAGATATAAAGACTAAATGCACTCACCCTTTCCCCCACTGAGCGTATTTCTCATccttctctgccttctctcccGCCTTCCTGCTCTgctccactctctctgactccaaATCACGCCTGCGCCCGGACCTGTCCCTGAACACGGTTTCAGCATTACGGGAGTCCTCTGcgagaaaacaaagagccaCACAACAAACACCTTCACTGTATCACCTGTGAGTATAATAAAAGCAAATGAACAATTCAAACCATTGACAAAATAGTCAGATCTTTCCCAATAAAGTTAGAATTTTTGCTGAAACAGAAGATTTTAGATCACATATGGAATCACCCACTTCACTCTGCACGAAAAATACGAACTAATCCATTCAAAAAAAGTTCGTTTGTGAGACCGTGGGTTTCATCACATCATCCTGCTCGCAATCCTATCATGTAGATGGTTTGAGATACCTTCCAAAGGCTggttctgtttttccctcctgcGAATTTCATCCTGTTCTTTCTTAAGGGTTTCCACAGAGACCAGGCCTGCAGCACCTCCAGACAGCATCCTTGTAGCctgaaaacagacattcatGGAAAACACAGAAGATATGAGATCACAGAAAACGTCACTACATGCTAATGGAGCTGATATTATTATATGAGCCATtcttatgaataaaacaaaaggcATCATGGGAATTATGGGAACCAGCAAGGTTATGAAAGTGTGAAAGACCCACTACATGAGGGGACAACGCGTACATTCTGTGTCCTGCAGGGCGGAGACAGGTCAGAGTCTGAGTCTCTGCCGGCCTGTGCCCCCCTGCGGGGTGGGGACAGGTCAGAGTCAGAACTGGGCTGTGTCCGAGGACACCATTTTGATGAGTCTGGAGaaggaacaacaaaaaaatcataagGACCATGTCAGATCTATATGCTTCAATTGGACAGTCTGTCTCAGCAAACAACTGAACCATTTAATGCATCCTGAATCATCATATAATgatgaaaattacattttacactCTGATAAAATCTCAGGTTGAGGAGAAGTGATTTATCTCTCTTTACCTTGTTTATGTGATCCAGAATGTGAGGTTTTTGTAAGCTTTCGTGGAGGTGAGGGTGAGGTAGAATCATACCGGCGGTTCCCACCACCTGGTCTCTGTCTTGGAGGTGAAAGGTCAGGGGAGTCATGCCGACGCTTTCTCTGGGGTGAAAGGTCAGGGGAGTCATGGTGACTTTTTCTCTGAGGTGAAAGGTCAGGGGAGTCATGGCGACGGTTTCTCTGAGGTGAAAGGTTAGGGGAGTCATGGCGATTCTTTCTTTGAAGTGAAAGGTCAGGGGAGTTGTGGTAACAGTTTCTCTTAGGTGAGAAGTCAGGGGAGTCGTGTTGGATTCTTTGTGCCGGAGAAGCGTCAGGGGAATCATGTCGTGCTCCATGTATCTTCTCTTCTTGGAATTCATCATTTGGAGCTacatatattatacatacatatgttaaCAATGGGGCAGCAACCCAAAACCTTTGCCAACAGACAGCAAAACTGTTACTCACCTCCCATCACTCTCCATTTATTACTGGTCCTAAAGGCTTCCAACAGTTTTACCTCCTCTGGCCGCTCGTCTACTATCTCTGCAATCTGACAGAAGGGGAGTCAGAAACTGCAGTGTACAAACACTGAGAAGCTCCAATCCACTGATGAAACGACAAAAAATCACGgtaaacataaaatgaataattcgATTACCACTGGGGCTTCTTCGTCATCTTCATCcttgtcctctttttcttcgCTGTTTCTGACAAGTTGTTTCCAGTCTACGTCGTCATCAACAATTTTCATTctgaattaaatgaaataaagaagaaaacgTGTTATACTTCCCacgtattatattatattattttagcTGACAAGCAGAAAAACTACACTCGGGGCTTGCACACATTAGATGGAGATTAAGCTAACGAATGAGAAGCTTCAACGGGCAGTTCCATAACAAAGCTATTTCGAATCCTATTTACCCTCTCCCAGACGGTTTTGGGCGTTTCTtccttattttcttttctttcgcTTTCTTGCCATCTTCATCAGCTGACAAATAACGTTTCAAGTAGTCTGTCTTAGAGATAACAGCGCCTTTGCTTATATTCGTGGAAGCAGCCATTTTGTTAACGTATTACGTCACGAGACTAACGAGTATTTGGGGAAGTACGATACGTCTCAAACTGTCTCACAGTCGGGGGCGGAAGTGTGGATGTCCCATGGAACCGAGCGTTCAGCAGGAACCGAAATTGAAGCACAAGCCCAATGGGAAAGTGATCTGCACGGACGTTGATACGAACGTACACTATATCCTTATACTTGTTTCAATACTCAGATTTTACTAACTGGTAATGTATATGGTTACAATAATATATGGGAAAATAAGATTTGCTTGGCCGTTTAAATACTAGTAATGAGAATCTTTTAGTTAGATTTACAGATATGAAAATTATTTTGGGCGGAGATTTTAATTTTACTGTAGGCTAGATGATCGAATTGACCGGCCATAGAAATAATAATGCCGACTCCCTACTGACTGAGTTTATGAACGAGAGAAATCTAATTGATATATGGCAAGTTAACAACCCCAGCTCTAGAGACTTTACGGTGAAAACCAAAAATGGGTCCCTACATTCACGCATAGATTAGGGGTTAGTTTCTGatactctctctgactctttagCCAAGCTCAGAGAGCAGAATTACAAACACTGCAATTGAAACTAGACCAATTATGCATTTGTAAAGCCAAAGGAGCATTTACACGCTCGAGGGCAAATTGGATGGAAGAAGGAGACCAAAATTCcaattacttttttaaattagaaaaaattaagcaaaacagaaatatcataACAAAACTGTACTCAAATGGTGCAATTACAGAAGATCCAAAAGACATTGctaaaatatgtatataaatcCAGTTTGTCTATTTCAGCTATGGAGAACTTCTTTAATTCATTAGATCAGGACATCAGGACTATGATAATAAATTGTTATGTGAAAGCCTTATCACTATTGCAGAAATTGAGGATACTATAAAGAAGCTCAAATACAATAAATTTCCTAGCACAGACGGGCTGACGCCAGAGTTTTATAAGATGTTCTCCAAAGACCCTGCTCCTTTTTTGCTTGAAGTTTTTACCGAAAGTATTAGTAATGAAAAGCTTCCGTCTTCGATGTGCCAAGGCTTAATCAGTTTAATACCCAAACCCTAGAGGGATGTGCAACTATTGGATAACTGGCGTCCTATTTCCTTgttaaataatgaatataaaatTATTGCCTTATGtctagaaaataaataataaacaaaactctAAATGACATTATTGATGAAAcccaaagtgtttttttgtctggtaGTCATATAATTAATAATATAAGATTGGTTCTGAACATCTTGGATTACTCTGACTTGATAGAAGACAATGGTTTTATACTCCTCTTGGACTTTTGCAAAGCCTTTGACTCTACAGAGCATCAATTTATGTTTAAAACACTTGATTTATTTGGCTTTGGCGAAAAATTTAAGAAATCAATTTGGATACTGTAAACTTATGGGAATAGCTCCATCAAATTACATTATGGCTCCACTAAAAGATTCAACACAGAGCATGGAATTCGTAAGGGCTGTCCAGCCTCTCCGTACTTATTCCTTCTTCCTATGCACATTTTAGCTAATTATATTAAAACAAGTAATTTAAAAGGTCTCTCTATAGCCGGCAGACAATTTCTATAAGACATGCAACCCTTTTTCTAAAGGATAAATCTTAAATTGGCAACGTGATTAAGATATTAGGAAAATTTTCAGCAGCCTCTGGCCTTTATCTTAACTTATCCAGATTTGAGTTGCTTCCAGTCAAGTCCTGTAATGACTCATTAATTTCAGTGATTCCTGTAAAACATAAGGTAAAGTACCTTGGGATTGTCATAGAGAAAGATCAGTCTTTAAGAGTTCTCAAAAATTTTGACCTTTTAATCACTCTGTTACTGCAAAGATTTAATCAATGGATCCAAAGAGATTTGACCATAACCGGTCGTGTCTTGGTCTCCAAAGTTGAGGGCCTATCTAGACTTATTTACACCAGCTCAGTACTTGACATTCCAAAAGAGCTATATACCAAAATTGATAagattttatttgaatttatttatttggaaaaagaaaTCTCACCTAATTAGAAGAAATGTTGATCAACAAACTGTGTGCTGGTGGATTCAATGTATTAGACTTTTATTCATTAAATTGTGCATTTAAAGTTAAGTGGATCAAATGCTACCTGAGTAATCCAAGCTGTGTTTGGAATTTCATCACTACTTGTGTTTTTGAAgctttggggggtggggggctgtcATTAAGATGTAACTATAAAATAGAGACACTTACAGTGAAATTATCAAATTTTCACAAACAGCTACTTTTATGTTGGGTGTTGGTGTACAAGCATAATTTCTCTCCCCACAGATAGTTTTATATGGAAC from Chanos chanos chromosome 8, fChaCha1.1, whole genome shotgun sequence includes the following:
- the bud13 gene encoding BUD13 homolog, with the protein product MAASTNISKGAVISKTDYLKRYLSADEDGKKAKEKKIRKKRPKPSGRGMKIVDDDVDWKQLVRNSEEKEDKDEDDEEAPVIAEIVDERPEEVKLLEAFRTSNKWRVMGAPNDEFQEEKIHGARHDSPDASPAQRIQHDSPDFSPKRNCYHNSPDLSLQRKNRHDSPNLSPQRNRRHDSPDLSPQRKSHHDSPDLSPQRKRRHDSPDLSPPRQRPGGGNRRYDSTSPSPPRKLTKTSHSGSHKQDSSKWCPRTQPSSDSDLSPPRRGAQAGRDSDSDLSPPCRTQNATRMLSGGAAGLVSVETLKKEQDEIRRREKQNQPLEEDSRNAETVFRDRSGRRRDLESERVEQSRKAGEKAEKDEKYAQWGKGLAQSLMQQQNVTDALREAQKPLARHIDDEDLDRMLREQEREGDPMAAMLRRKKEKTAKLKGVRERPRYNGPAPPPNRFNIMPGYRWDGVDRSNGFEQKRYSRMSDKKALQEVAYKWSVEDM